A single region of the Streptomyces sp. NBC_00425 genome encodes:
- a CDS encoding glycosyltransferase family 4 protein: MSSPSPNGQSSLRTVQVLGGGNAGSSAHVRSLAAGLLARGVRVTVCAPVEADHAHGFTGVGAEHVHVPRSSDPGSVAALRAACTGADLVHAHGLHASFRAVLALSGRSTPLVVTWHNRAHAEGARAHLLRLLERRVARTAAVVLGTTSDLVDRARRTGARDARLAAVALPGPRRDGDPQDTERPASKLKAELGAVGRPLLMAVGSLDRHRGYGLLLDAARAWRRLDCAPLVVIAGEGPQRAELQRRIEDEELPVRLLGRREDASELLAAADLALLPGGGESRSVLAQEALHARVPLVAALAGGVRELVGDAAELVPAGDADAFSAAVVRLLDDPERCERLRDLGTRQTATWPTEDETVAQVLSVYDELTQPRPMI; encoded by the coding sequence GTGAGCAGTCCCTCACCGAACGGCCAGTCGTCGCTGCGCACCGTACAGGTGCTCGGCGGGGGCAACGCCGGCAGCAGCGCACACGTGCGCTCCCTGGCAGCGGGGCTCCTCGCGCGGGGCGTGCGGGTGACGGTGTGCGCCCCCGTCGAAGCCGATCACGCCCACGGTTTCACCGGTGTCGGCGCCGAACACGTGCACGTGCCCCGCAGCAGCGATCCGGGGTCCGTGGCGGCGCTCCGCGCGGCCTGCACGGGCGCCGACCTCGTCCACGCGCACGGACTGCACGCCTCCTTCCGCGCCGTCCTCGCGCTCAGCGGCCGCTCCACCCCGCTCGTCGTCACCTGGCACAACCGTGCGCACGCCGAGGGCGCCCGCGCCCATCTGCTGCGGCTGCTGGAGCGCCGGGTCGCGAGGACGGCCGCGGTCGTCCTCGGCACCACCTCCGACCTCGTCGACCGGGCCCGGCGCACGGGAGCCCGTGACGCGCGGCTCGCCGCCGTGGCGCTGCCCGGCCCCCGCCGGGACGGGGACCCGCAGGACACCGAGCGGCCGGCCTCCAAGCTGAAAGCCGAACTGGGCGCCGTCGGACGCCCGTTGCTCATGGCGGTCGGCTCCCTGGACCGTCACCGCGGCTACGGCCTCCTGCTGGACGCCGCCCGCGCATGGCGCAGGCTCGACTGCGCGCCCCTGGTCGTGATCGCGGGCGAGGGTCCGCAGCGGGCGGAGCTCCAGCGCCGCATCGAGGACGAGGAACTGCCGGTCCGGCTGCTCGGCCGACGGGAGGACGCGAGTGAGCTGCTCGCCGCCGCCGACCTGGCGCTCCTGCCCGGTGGCGGGGAGTCGCGGTCCGTCCTCGCGCAGGAGGCCCTTCACGCGCGTGTGCCGCTCGTCGCGGCGCTGGCCGGCGGTGTCCGCGAACTCGTCGGCGACGCGGCCGAACTGGTGCCCGCCGGCGACGCCGACGCCTTCTCCGCCGCCGTCGTACGCCTGCTCGACGATCCCGAACGGTGCGAGCGGCTGCGGGACCTGGGCACCCGGCAGACGGCCACCTGGCCCACCGAGGACGAGACCGTCGCCCAGGTCCTCAGCGTCTACGACGAGTTGACGCAGCCCCGGCCCATGATCTGA
- a CDS encoding PucR family transcriptional regulator produces the protein MDSRTDHRFDSRSAGITVQRALELPGLRSGLPEIVAGGDRLGRTVRWVHAGEVPHIASLLKGGELLLTTGYSLGTRPAEQRAFVRTLAERGIAALVIELGPRFTRLPSALVETARATGLPLVQLHREVAFVTVTEEIHTEIVNGHHALLQRAEEVHRRCTEALLGGGGIPQVLGILADFAGNPVFLETPDGQLLYAAGEGPQGADPLQVWEGLRGPQKDAPPPAGSVLVDVPGGGPGAGSVRARLVLLPVRAPLAPVHRIAADRAAGILAVVLMQARQEEELAARGRGDFLTDLAEGRIAAQDAPAQARVLGFRPGAGPLLPVVMRLGEGISPGAGWAVLARAVAEELTSVGVPVLLGVRPVEGRVPVLLGLRTEQERPTVADRVAAALRAGVERAGMRRPGAQPPVVVVGVAGGWAAASAGLRHAAETATAAQGLPDRPWYDARRLDIDLLLWRLRGHPDLAAFVDRAIGPVRDHDSRSKPLLLPTLETYLAHAGRKAETARELHLNRQTLYNRLARIGELLGTDLDDPQTVLALSLALRARRHLP, from the coding sequence ATGGACAGCCGCACGGACCACCGTTTCGACAGCCGCAGCGCCGGGATCACCGTGCAGCGCGCGCTGGAGCTGCCCGGGCTGCGCAGCGGGCTCCCCGAGATCGTCGCGGGCGGGGACCGGCTGGGCCGCACGGTGCGCTGGGTGCACGCCGGCGAGGTCCCGCACATCGCCTCCCTGCTCAAGGGCGGCGAGCTGCTGCTGACCACCGGCTACAGCCTCGGCACCCGCCCGGCCGAGCAGCGGGCGTTCGTGCGCACCCTGGCCGAACGGGGCATCGCGGCCCTGGTGATCGAGCTGGGCCCGCGCTTCACCCGGCTGCCGTCGGCCCTGGTGGAGACCGCGCGGGCCACCGGCCTCCCCCTCGTCCAACTGCACCGCGAGGTGGCGTTCGTGACGGTCACGGAGGAGATCCACACCGAGATCGTCAACGGCCACCACGCGCTGCTCCAACGCGCCGAGGAGGTGCACCGGCGCTGTACGGAGGCCCTGCTCGGCGGCGGCGGTATCCCGCAGGTGCTGGGCATCCTTGCGGACTTCGCCGGCAACCCGGTGTTCCTGGAGACACCCGACGGCCAGCTGCTGTACGCGGCCGGCGAGGGGCCGCAGGGAGCGGATCCGCTCCAGGTGTGGGAGGGGCTGCGCGGCCCGCAGAAGGACGCGCCGCCGCCCGCGGGCTCGGTGCTGGTGGACGTGCCCGGCGGCGGTCCGGGGGCGGGTTCGGTACGCGCCCGGCTCGTGCTGCTGCCCGTGCGCGCCCCTCTCGCACCGGTGCACCGGATCGCCGCCGACCGGGCGGCCGGGATCCTGGCCGTGGTGCTGATGCAGGCCCGCCAGGAGGAGGAGCTCGCCGCCCGCGGCCGGGGCGACTTCTTGACCGACCTCGCCGAGGGCCGGATCGCCGCGCAGGACGCTCCGGCGCAGGCGCGGGTCCTCGGGTTCCGGCCCGGCGCCGGCCCGTTGCTCCCGGTCGTCATGAGGCTGGGCGAAGGGATCTCCCCGGGCGCGGGCTGGGCGGTGCTGGCCCGGGCGGTCGCCGAGGAGCTGACGTCGGTCGGTGTGCCGGTGCTGCTGGGCGTGCGGCCGGTGGAGGGACGGGTGCCGGTGCTGCTGGGCCTGCGCACGGAGCAGGAGCGTCCGACGGTGGCGGACCGGGTCGCGGCGGCGCTGCGGGCGGGAGTGGAACGGGCCGGGATGCGGCGGCCGGGGGCGCAGCCGCCCGTGGTCGTCGTCGGGGTGGCGGGCGGCTGGGCGGCCGCCTCGGCGGGACTGCGGCACGCGGCGGAGACGGCGACGGCCGCTCAGGGTCTGCCGGACCGCCCCTGGTACGACGCCCGGCGCCTGGACATCGACCTGCTGCTGTGGCGGTTGCGCGGCCACCCGGACCTCGCGGCCTTCGTCGACCGGGCGATCGGCCCGGTCCGTGACCACGACAGTCGCTCCAAGCCTTTGCTGCTGCCGACCCTGGAGACCTACCTGGCCCATGCCGGACGGAAGGCGGAGACGGCCCGCGAACTGCATCTGAACCGGCAGACGCTCTACAACCGCCTCGCCCGCATCGGCGAGCTGCTCGGCACCGATCTGGACGACCCGCAGACGGTCCTGGCGTTGAGCCTGGCCCTGCGGGCGCGCAGGCACCTGCCCTGA
- a CDS encoding FAD-binding oxidoreductase — translation MASPSKAGAALAALREDLVGDVFAPQDPGYDDARTVFNAMIDRRPAVIAQCVDEDDIVRTVRFARDLDLPIAVRGGGHSVAGMALGDGAVVVDLRHLRAVGVDPVARTVRVAGGATMSDLDRACEPHGLATTGGRASTTGVGGFVLGGGTGWLDRCHGLAVDNLLGAELVTADGRRVWASADEHPDLFWALHGGGGNFGIAASLTLRLHELPEFSIALLLYRPEFGAEVTRTYRDVIAAGPDEASGAVLYLTGPPEEFVPPHLVGSLLCGVLLTYAGAEDDLRKLAEPLLALPHESEVVGALPYADVQCMLDDPPGMRNYWSAEYLTGAPDDFVDVFCGLGESMPVPTGTMHALFPQGGAIAAGPHEYPVPYRDAPWGVHPFGLWEDPADDARCERWVRDVRAGTQPWSTGAVYLNFIGDEGADRVVAGVGAENARRLADLKRRYDPDNVFRFNHNIRPA, via the coding sequence ATGGCCTCCCCATCGAAGGCGGGCGCGGCTCTCGCCGCGCTCCGCGAGGATCTGGTCGGCGACGTGTTCGCCCCGCAGGACCCGGGCTACGACGACGCCCGGACCGTCTTCAACGCGATGATCGACCGGCGTCCGGCGGTGATCGCCCAGTGCGTCGACGAGGACGACATCGTCCGGACCGTCCGCTTCGCCCGCGACCTGGACCTGCCGATCGCGGTGCGCGGCGGCGGGCACAGTGTCGCCGGCATGGCCCTGGGCGACGGGGCCGTGGTGGTGGACCTGCGTCACCTGCGCGCGGTCGGCGTCGATCCCGTCGCCCGGACGGTACGCGTCGCGGGCGGCGCCACCATGAGCGATCTGGACCGGGCCTGCGAGCCCCACGGTCTGGCCACGACCGGCGGCCGGGCCTCCACCACCGGCGTCGGCGGCTTCGTCCTCGGCGGCGGCACGGGCTGGCTGGACCGCTGCCACGGGCTGGCCGTGGACAACCTGCTGGGCGCCGAGCTGGTGACGGCCGACGGCCGGCGCGTGTGGGCGAGCGCCGACGAGCACCCCGACCTCTTCTGGGCCCTGCACGGCGGCGGGGGCAACTTCGGCATCGCCGCCTCGCTCACCCTGAGGCTGCACGAACTGCCCGAGTTCTCCATCGCCCTGCTGCTGTACCGGCCCGAGTTCGGCGCCGAGGTCACCCGCACCTACCGGGACGTGATCGCCGCCGGCCCCGACGAGGCGAGCGGCGCGGTGCTGTATCTCACCGGCCCGCCCGAGGAGTTCGTCCCGCCGCACCTGGTCGGCTCGCTGCTGTGCGGGGTGCTGCTGACGTATGCCGGCGCGGAGGACGACCTGCGCAAGCTGGCCGAACCGCTGCTGGCGCTGCCGCACGAGTCGGAGGTCGTCGGGGCGCTGCCCTACGCCGACGTCCAGTGCATGCTCGACGATCCGCCCGGGATGCGGAACTACTGGTCCGCGGAGTACCTGACGGGCGCGCCCGACGACTTCGTGGACGTCTTCTGCGGTCTCGGGGAGTCCATGCCGGTGCCGACGGGCACGATGCACGCGCTCTTCCCGCAGGGCGGCGCGATCGCGGCCGGCCCGCACGAGTACCCCGTGCCCTACCGTGACGCGCCCTGGGGCGTGCACCCCTTCGGGCTCTGGGAGGACCCGGCGGACGACGCCCGGTGCGAGCGGTGGGTCCGGGACGTGCGGGCCGGGACGCAGCCATGGAGCACGGGCGCGGTCTACCTGAACTTCATCGGCGACGAGGGCGCCGACCGGGTCGTGGCCGGCGTGGGCGCCGAGAACGCCCGGCGGCTCGCGGACCTGAAGCGGCGATACGACCCGGACAACGTGTTCCGCTTCAACCACAACATCAGGCCGGCCTGA
- a CDS encoding glycoside hydrolase family 15 protein, with the protein MAGRIEDYALIGDMQTAALVCRDGTVDWLCLPRFDSHAIFAGLLGTEEHGFWRLGPAHASDAPPPRAARRTYRGDSLILESEWDTPRGTVRVTDFMPPRDGAPQLIRIVEGVSGRVPMRSTLRMRFSYGRVVPWVHKHEGRTVAVAGPDSVWFDTDCETYGKALTTYADFTVAPGDRIAFTISWEPSHKQPPPLPEPEQSLQATEDFWREWVEHCTYHGPYREAVIRSLITLKALTYGPTGGIVAAPTTSLPEDIGGVRNWDYRYTWLRDAAITLSSLLRTGYREEARAWREWLLRAVAGDPENLQIMYGIAGERELGEAELDWLPGYENSAPVRVGNGAAHQLQLDVYGEVTEALHLGHMTGLARNDYASLLQLKLIRYLEQHWDEPDEGIWEVRGPRRHFVHSKVMAWVAVDRTIKLIESGDADGPLEKWRELRDDIHRDVCEKGYDKERNTFTQSYGSKELDASLLLIPQMGFLPPDDKRVIGTIEAIQRELSTPDGFILRYPTSGGDEGVDGLPGDEGAFLACSFWMADDLAMIGRVDEARKLFEKLLSLRNDLGLLAEEWDPRLQRQVGNFPQAFSHVPLIDTALRLTASGAYGG; encoded by the coding sequence GTGGCCGGGCGCATCGAAGACTACGCACTCATCGGAGACATGCAGACCGCCGCATTGGTCTGCCGGGACGGCACAGTCGACTGGCTGTGCCTGCCCCGCTTCGACTCGCACGCGATCTTCGCAGGACTGCTCGGCACCGAGGAGCACGGCTTCTGGCGCCTCGGCCCCGCGCACGCCTCCGACGCGCCCCCGCCACGCGCGGCCCGGCGCACCTACCGGGGCGACTCGCTCATCCTGGAATCGGAGTGGGACACCCCGCGAGGGACGGTCCGGGTGACCGATTTCATGCCCCCTCGCGACGGCGCCCCCCAGCTGATCCGGATCGTCGAGGGCGTCTCGGGCCGCGTCCCCATGCGCTCCACGCTGCGCATGCGGTTCTCCTACGGGCGGGTCGTGCCCTGGGTGCACAAGCACGAGGGCCGCACGGTGGCCGTCGCGGGCCCCGACTCGGTGTGGTTCGACACCGACTGCGAGACCTACGGCAAGGCGCTGACGACGTACGCCGACTTCACGGTCGCGCCGGGCGACCGGATCGCGTTCACGATCTCCTGGGAGCCCTCGCACAAGCAGCCGCCGCCGCTCCCGGAACCCGAGCAGTCGCTCCAGGCCACCGAGGACTTCTGGCGCGAGTGGGTCGAGCACTGCACGTACCACGGCCCCTACCGCGAGGCCGTGATCCGTTCGCTGATCACGCTGAAGGCGCTGACGTACGGGCCGACCGGCGGCATCGTCGCCGCCCCCACCACCTCCCTGCCCGAGGACATCGGCGGTGTCCGCAACTGGGACTACCGCTACACCTGGCTGCGCGACGCGGCCATCACGCTGTCCTCGCTGCTGCGCACCGGCTACCGCGAGGAGGCCCGCGCCTGGCGCGAGTGGCTGCTGCGCGCGGTCGCCGGCGACCCCGAGAACCTGCAGATCATGTACGGCATCGCGGGCGAGCGCGAGCTGGGCGAGGCCGAGCTGGACTGGCTGCCCGGCTACGAGAACTCCGCCCCGGTCCGGGTCGGCAACGGCGCGGCGCACCAGCTCCAGCTGGACGTGTACGGCGAGGTCACCGAGGCCCTGCACCTCGGCCACATGACGGGCCTGGCCCGCAACGACTACGCCTCCCTCCTCCAGCTGAAGCTGATCCGCTACCTGGAGCAGCACTGGGACGAGCCGGACGAGGGCATCTGGGAGGTGCGCGGCCCGCGCCGCCACTTCGTGCACTCCAAGGTCATGGCCTGGGTCGCCGTCGACCGGACGATCAAGCTGATCGAGTCCGGCGACGCCGACGGTCCGCTGGAGAAGTGGCGCGAACTGCGCGACGACATCCACCGGGACGTCTGCGAGAAGGGCTACGACAAGGAGCGCAACACCTTCACCCAGTCCTACGGCTCCAAGGAGCTCGACGCGTCCTTGCTGCTCATCCCGCAGATGGGCTTCCTGCCGCCGGACGACAAGCGGGTCATCGGCACCATCGAGGCGATCCAGCGCGAGCTGTCCACCCCGGACGGCTTCATCCTGCGCTACCCGACCTCGGGCGGCGACGAGGGCGTCGACGGCCTGCCCGGAGACGAGGGCGCCTTCCTGGCCTGCTCGTTCTGGATGGCCGACGACCTCGCGATGATCGGCCGCGTCGACGAGGCCCGCAAGCTCTTCGAGAAGCTCCTGTCGCTGCGCAACGACCTCGGTCTGCTGGCCGAGGAGTGGGACCCCCGTCTGCAGCGCCAGGTCGGCAACTTCCCGCAGGCCTTCAGCCACGTCCCGCTGATCGACACCGCGCTGCGTCTGACGGCGTCGGGGGCGTACGGCGGCTGA
- a CDS encoding CTP synthase has product MTPKSTTTKHIFVTGGVASSLGKGLTASSLGMLLKARGLRVVMQKLDPYLNVDPGTMNPFQHGEVFVTNDGAETDLDIGHYERFLDRDLDGSANVTTGQVYNTVIAKERRGEYLGDTVQVIPHITNEIKHRIRRMATDEVDVVITEVGGTVGDIESLPFLETVRQVRHEVGRDNVFVVHISLLPYIGPSGELKTKPTQHSVAALRNIGIQPDAIVLRCDREVPTAIKRKISLMCDVDEDAVVACPDARSIYDIPKTVHGEGLDAYVVRKLDLPFRDVDWTTWDDLLDRVHNPDHEITLALVGKYIDLPDAYLSVTEALRAGGFANKARVKIKWVTSDDCKTPAGAKAQLADVDGVCIPGGFGDRGVLGKVGAIRYARENKIPLLGLCLGLQCIVIEAARNLGDIGDANSTEFDSATAHPVISTMAEQLDIVAGEGDMGGTMRLGMYPAKLAEGSIVREVYDGKEYVEERHRHRYEVNNAYRAELEKKAGILFSGTSPDGKLVEYVEYPRDVHPYLVATQAHPELRSRPTRPHPLFAGLVKAAVERKTSK; this is encoded by the coding sequence ATGACGCCCAAATCCACGACGACCAAGCACATCTTCGTCACCGGGGGTGTCGCCTCCTCGCTCGGCAAGGGTCTGACGGCCTCCAGCCTCGGCATGCTGCTCAAGGCGCGCGGTCTTCGCGTGGTCATGCAGAAGCTCGATCCGTACCTGAACGTCGACCCTGGCACGATGAACCCCTTCCAGCACGGTGAGGTGTTCGTCACGAACGACGGCGCCGAGACGGACCTGGACATCGGACACTACGAGCGCTTCCTTGACCGAGACTTGGACGGCTCCGCCAACGTCACCACGGGCCAGGTCTACAACACGGTGATCGCCAAGGAGCGACGCGGCGAGTACCTGGGCGACACCGTGCAGGTCATCCCGCACATCACCAACGAGATCAAGCACCGCATCCGCCGCATGGCGACGGACGAGGTGGACGTCGTGATCACCGAGGTGGGCGGCACGGTCGGCGACATCGAGTCGCTGCCGTTCCTGGAGACGGTCCGCCAGGTCCGGCACGAGGTCGGCCGGGACAACGTCTTCGTGGTGCACATCTCGCTCCTGCCGTACATCGGTCCCTCGGGCGAGCTGAAGACCAAGCCGACCCAGCACTCGGTCGCGGCGCTGCGCAACATCGGTATCCAGCCGGACGCGATCGTGCTGCGCTGCGACCGCGAGGTGCCGACCGCGATCAAGCGCAAGATCTCGCTGATGTGCGACGTCGACGAGGACGCGGTCGTGGCCTGCCCGGACGCCCGCTCGATCTACGACATCCCGAAGACCGTGCACGGCGAGGGCCTGGACGCCTACGTCGTGCGCAAGCTGGACCTGCCGTTCCGTGACGTGGACTGGACGACCTGGGACGACCTGCTCGACCGCGTCCACAACCCCGACCACGAGATCACGCTCGCCCTGGTCGGCAAGTACATCGACCTGCCCGACGCCTACCTGTCGGTCACCGAGGCGCTGCGCGCCGGCGGTTTCGCCAACAAGGCCCGCGTGAAGATCAAGTGGGTCACCTCGGACGACTGCAAGACCCCCGCCGGAGCCAAGGCGCAGCTCGCCGACGTGGACGGCGTCTGCATCCCGGGCGGCTTCGGCGACCGCGGCGTGCTCGGCAAGGTCGGCGCGATCCGCTACGCCCGCGAGAACAAGATCCCGCTGCTCGGCCTGTGCCTGGGTCTGCAGTGCATCGTGATCGAGGCCGCGCGCAACCTGGGCGACATCGGCGACGCGAACTCCACCGAGTTCGACTCGGCCACCGCCCACCCGGTCATCTCCACCATGGCCGAGCAGCTCGACATCGTCGCGGGCGAGGGCGACATGGGCGGCACGATGCGCCTGGGCATGTATCCGGCCAAGCTGGCCGAAGGGTCCATCGTCCGTGAGGTGTACGACGGCAAGGAGTACGTGGAGGAGCGGCACCGGCACCGCTACGAGGTGAACAACGCCTACCGGGCCGAGCTCGAGAAGAAGGCGGGCATCCTGTTCTCCGGCACCTCCCCGGACGGCAAGCTGGTCGAGTACGTCGAGTACCCGCGCGACGTCCACCCCTACCTGGTCGCCACGCAGGCGCACCCCGAGCTGCGCTCGAGGCCCACGCGTCCGCACCCGCTGTTCGCCGGCCTGGTGAAGGCGGCCGTCGAGCGGAAGACTTCGAAGTAA
- a CDS encoding NUDIX domain-containing protein, whose protein sequence is MTIKDTPEAWEIRATTTPFTGAKTSVRTDEVVMPDGSVVRRDYQVHPGSVAVLAVDDEGRVLLIKQYRHPVRQKLWEIPAGLLDVPGENPLHAAQRELYEEAHVKAEDWRVLTDVYTTPGGCDESVRIFLARSLSEAQGRRFEVEDEEADMEHARVPVADLVRAVLAGDVHNTCLVVGVLSLVAAENGDGLDALRPAEAPWPARPFEA, encoded by the coding sequence ATGACGATCAAGGACACCCCCGAGGCGTGGGAGATCCGGGCGACGACGACCCCGTTCACGGGCGCCAAGACCTCCGTACGCACCGACGAGGTGGTCATGCCGGACGGGTCTGTGGTCCGCCGGGACTACCAGGTCCACCCCGGGTCCGTGGCCGTCCTGGCCGTCGACGACGAGGGCCGGGTGCTGCTCATCAAGCAGTACCGGCACCCGGTGCGGCAGAAGCTGTGGGAGATCCCGGCCGGCCTGCTCGACGTGCCGGGCGAGAACCCGCTGCACGCGGCGCAGCGCGAGCTGTACGAGGAGGCGCACGTCAAGGCGGAGGACTGGCGCGTCCTCACCGACGTGTACACGACCCCCGGCGGCTGTGACGAGTCCGTGCGGATCTTCCTGGCCCGCAGCCTCTCCGAGGCCCAGGGGCGGCGTTTCGAGGTGGAGGACGAGGAGGCCGACATGGAGCACGCGCGTGTGCCGGTCGCCGACCTCGTCCGGGCCGTACTGGCGGGCGACGTGCACAACACGTGTCTCGTGGTCGGCGTCCTGTCCCTGGTCGCCGCGGAGAACGGCGACGGGCTCGACGCGCTGCGCCCGGCGGAGGCGCCCTGGCCGGCGCGTCCGTTCGAGGCCTGA
- a CDS encoding tetratricopeptide repeat protein, giving the protein MTDQAVDTGGVQLSGHAATEGHFLGRTRELKELRADIERTGLDTISGRKAPRARVLLIAGRPGSGRSALAGELVRQVADRYPDGVLRARLAEPDGTPVPVERAARELLAALDVPTPPGADEDDLAALLRETLAERRALLLLDDATGAEQVDALLPDAPQCLLVAVSAGPLTGIADVRPCTLGGLDTKSALELLTRYTGSVRITVDPRSAEQLVEACQGQPAALNLAGGWLAARPKAAVADLAKQLHAEGDEGTPLSRVFRLVHTALPAPAARILRLLSLAPAGLADPHTASALAGCSVGAARTTLDDLVALGLLRALDSPLPQYEVPGCLHALLRTAAESHERPAELQLARARMLERTVRLLQSCRAITETDSPQAREKLQVMPRALRFPTPRAAADWLQARRPALLASARLAVADGELDTLARRLMSQLVRAMVAHVGTQAAAPDLYGIHQLVLDVAERRRLPREKAAALLNLADVDARTGRTAEALARYRAALDAGREANDPYAIGRAMESVGGAHLELGDYDRAADWFGRALAQRLARDERADAARLYGRIGTAHTYAGRYGEAQRAWRAAVAGHRKNDDVGAHARALSELARVQEYAGRPEESLRTCQEAAEWAGRAEDTRLQAALQLRLADTLERLGDPTAARLHRAAAERILGEEPSDGAAEPERPDDIEDACEIRSASPKD; this is encoded by the coding sequence GTGACGGATCAGGCAGTGGACACAGGCGGCGTGCAGCTGTCCGGACACGCTGCGACAGAGGGCCATTTCCTGGGCCGTACCCGGGAGTTGAAGGAACTGCGCGCCGACATCGAGCGCACGGGCCTGGACACCATCTCCGGGCGGAAGGCGCCCCGCGCGCGGGTCCTGCTCATCGCCGGCCGGCCCGGCTCGGGGCGCTCCGCGCTCGCCGGGGAACTCGTGCGCCAGGTCGCCGACCGCTACCCGGACGGCGTCCTGCGCGCTCGCCTCGCCGAGCCCGACGGCACACCCGTGCCGGTCGAGCGCGCCGCCCGCGAACTGCTCGCCGCGCTGGACGTGCCCACCCCGCCCGGCGCGGACGAGGACGACCTCGCGGCCCTGCTGCGCGAGACCCTCGCGGAGCGCCGCGCACTGCTCCTGCTGGACGACGCGACCGGCGCCGAACAGGTCGACGCCCTGCTCCCGGACGCCCCGCAGTGCCTGCTCGTCGCCGTGTCCGCAGGCCCGCTCACCGGCATCGCGGACGTCCGCCCCTGCACCCTGGGCGGCCTGGACACCAAGTCCGCCCTCGAACTCCTGACCCGGTACACCGGCTCGGTCCGCATCACCGTGGACCCGCGCTCCGCCGAGCAGCTGGTGGAGGCGTGCCAGGGGCAGCCCGCCGCGCTGAACCTGGCCGGCGGCTGGCTCGCCGCCCGCCCCAAGGCGGCCGTCGCCGACCTCGCCAAGCAGCTCCACGCGGAGGGCGACGAGGGCACCCCGCTCAGCCGCGTCTTCCGCCTCGTGCACACCGCCCTGCCCGCCCCCGCCGCCCGGATACTGCGACTGCTCTCCCTGGCCCCGGCCGGCCTGGCCGACCCGCACACCGCCTCGGCGCTGGCCGGCTGCTCGGTGGGCGCCGCCCGCACCACCCTGGACGACCTCGTCGCTCTCGGCCTGCTGCGGGCCCTGGACTCCCCGCTGCCCCAGTACGAGGTGCCCGGCTGCCTGCACGCTCTGCTGCGGACCGCCGCCGAGAGCCACGAGCGCCCCGCCGAGCTCCAGCTGGCCCGCGCCCGCATGCTGGAGCGCACGGTGCGGCTGCTGCAGTCCTGCCGGGCCATCACCGAGACCGACAGCCCCCAGGCCCGCGAGAAGCTCCAGGTCATGCCCCGGGCGCTGCGCTTCCCCACGCCGCGGGCGGCCGCCGACTGGCTGCAGGCCCGCCGCCCTGCCCTGCTGGCCTCGGCCCGCCTCGCGGTCGCCGACGGCGAGCTGGACACCCTCGCCCGCCGCCTGATGTCCCAGCTGGTCAGGGCGATGGTCGCGCACGTCGGCACCCAGGCGGCCGCACCGGACCTGTACGGGATCCACCAGCTCGTCCTGGACGTCGCCGAGCGCCGCCGCCTGCCCCGGGAGAAGGCCGCCGCGCTGCTGAACCTGGCCGACGTCGACGCCAGGACCGGGCGCACGGCGGAGGCGCTGGCGCGCTACCGGGCCGCTCTGGACGCCGGACGCGAGGCGAACGACCCGTACGCGATCGGCCGCGCGATGGAATCCGTAGGCGGCGCGCACCTCGAGCTCGGGGACTACGACCGGGCCGCGGACTGGTTCGGCCGGGCCCTGGCCCAGCGGCTGGCCCGTGACGAGCGCGCGGACGCCGCCCGCCTCTACGGCCGTATCGGCACCGCGCACACCTACGCGGGCCGCTACGGCGAGGCACAGCGGGCCTGGCGGGCTGCGGTCGCCGGACACCGCAAGAACGACGATGTGGGCGCGCACGCACGGGCGTTGAGCGAGCTGGCCCGGGTTCAGGAGTACGCGGGCCGGCCCGAGGAGTCGCTGCGCACCTGCCAGGAGGCGGCGGAGTGGGCCGGGCGCGCCGAGGACACGCGCCTGCAGGCCGCGCTGCAGCTGAGGCTGGCCGACACCCTGGAGCGCCTCGGCGACCCGACGGCGGCCCGCCTGCACCGCGCCGCGGCCGAGCGCATCCTGGGAGAGGAGCCGTCGGACGGCGCCGCGGAGCCCGAACGGCCGGATGACATCGAGGATGCCTGCGAAATCCGTAGTGCATCTCCGAAAGATTGA